The Parabacteroides sp. AD58 genome includes a window with the following:
- the typA gene encoding translational GTPase TypA produces the protein MQKIRNIAIIAHVDHGKTTLVDKMLLAGKLFREGQAEPDQFLDSNDLERERGITILAKNVSINYKGYKINIIDTPGHADFGGEVERVLNMADGCLLLVDAFEGPMPQTRFVLQKAIQIGLKPIVVINKVDKPNCRPSEVQEMVFDLMFSLDATEDQLDFPTIYGSAKQGWMSEDWQKPTTDITALLDAIIKYIPEPQVLEGPSQMLITSLDYSKYVGRIAVGRVHRGELCEGQDIVLCKRDGSQVKSKIKEIDVFEGLGRTKVQSVKSGDICAVIGIEGFEIGETIADALEPEALPTIAIDEPTMSMLFTINNSPFFGKDGKYVTSRHIYERLQKELDKNLALRVKPTDSADSWLVYGRGVLHLSVLIETMRREGYELQVGQPQVIIKEIDGVKCEPVEQLTINLPEECSSRIIDMVTKRKGEMTMMESKNGRMHLEFTIPSRGIIGLNNAALTASAGEAIIAHRFLEYQPWKGEIERRTNGSIIAMETGTAYAYALNNLQSRGRFFIAPGEEVYAGQVVGEHTKENDLVVNVTKSKKLTNMRASGSDEKVSLAPPTIFSLEDALEYIKSDEYVEITPNYMRMRKIILDETERKRQNRN, from the coding sequence ATGCAAAAGATAAGAAACATTGCGATTATCGCGCACGTAGACCACGGAAAGACAACGCTCGTGGATAAAATGTTATTAGCCGGTAAGCTTTTCCGAGAAGGACAGGCAGAGCCGGATCAGTTCCTTGACAGCAACGACCTGGAAAGGGAAAGAGGTATCACTATTCTTGCCAAAAACGTGTCTATTAATTACAAAGGTTATAAGATTAATATTATCGATACTCCGGGGCACGCCGATTTTGGTGGGGAAGTTGAACGTGTATTGAATATGGCTGATGGCTGTTTGTTGTTGGTTGATGCCTTCGAAGGCCCGATGCCGCAGACTCGTTTTGTGCTTCAGAAAGCCATTCAGATTGGTCTGAAGCCTATCGTTGTCATTAATAAGGTAGATAAGCCTAACTGTCGTCCTTCAGAAGTACAGGAAATGGTGTTCGACTTGATGTTTAGTCTGGATGCAACCGAGGATCAGTTGGATTTCCCGACTATTTATGGTTCTGCTAAACAAGGTTGGATGTCGGAAGACTGGCAAAAGCCTACGACGGATATTACGGCTCTTTTGGATGCCATCATCAAATATATTCCGGAACCGCAGGTACTGGAAGGTCCGTCTCAGATGTTGATTACTTCGTTGGATTATTCTAAATATGTAGGACGAATTGCAGTCGGACGTGTTCATCGCGGAGAATTATGTGAAGGACAAGATATCGTTCTGTGTAAACGGGATGGTTCGCAGGTGAAGTCGAAGATAAAGGAAATCGATGTATTCGAAGGATTGGGTCGTACAAAGGTTCAGTCGGTTAAATCCGGAGATATCTGTGCTGTAATCGGTATTGAAGGTTTTGAAATCGGTGAGACAATAGCTGATGCGCTAGAGCCTGAAGCTTTGCCGACTATTGCCATTGATGAGCCGACCATGTCTATGCTCTTTACGATCAATAACTCACCTTTCTTCGGTAAAGATGGTAAATATGTAACTTCTCGTCATATTTATGAACGCTTGCAGAAGGAACTGGACAAGAACTTGGCATTGCGTGTCAAGCCAACGGATTCTGCTGATTCTTGGTTGGTTTATGGTCGTGGTGTATTGCACTTGTCTGTCTTGATCGAAACGATGCGTCGTGAAGGTTATGAATTGCAGGTAGGTCAGCCGCAGGTTATCATCAAGGAAATTGATGGCGTAAAATGCGAGCCGGTTGAACAGCTGACAATCAATTTGCCGGAAGAATGTTCAAGCCGTATCATCGATATGGTAACTAAACGTAAAGGTGAGATGACGATGATGGAAAGCAAGAACGGACGTATGCATTTGGAATTTACAATTCCTTCTCGTGGTATCATCGGTTTGAATAATGCTGCTCTGACGGCTTCTGCCGGTGAAGCAATCATCGCCCACCGCTTCCTGGAATATCAGCCTTGGAAAGGTGAGATTGAACGCCGTACCAACGGTTCTATCATTGCGATGGAAACCGGAACGGCTTATGCTTATGCCTTGAACAACTTGCAGTCTCGTGGCCGTTTCTTCATAGCTCCGGGAGAAGAAGTTTATGCGGGTCAGGTAGTTGGTGAACATACAAAAGAAAATGACCTGGTCGTAAATGTAACGAAGTCGAAGAAGCTGACCAATATGCGTGCTTCTGGTTCAGATGAAAAGGTTTCTTTGGCTCCGCCTACTATCTTCAGTCTGGAAGACGCATTGGAATATATCAAGAGTGATGAATATGTTGAAATCACTCCGAATTATATGCGTATGCGTAAGATTATTTTGGATGAGACAGAGCGTAAACGTCAGAACAGAAACTAA
- a CDS encoding lysine exporter LysO family protein: MIGSIIVVGFFLLGCLLGWAGVLPSWIMDSDLSMYVLYALMFQVGLSIGSDKKLKDILRSIRPKLLLVPLATISGSLLFAALISLVISRWSVFDCLAVGSGFAYYSLSSILVTQLKEPSLGVQIASELGTIALISNIIREIFALLGAPFFLKYFGRLAPICAGGATTMDTTLPIITRYCGNDLVFVSIFHGILVDFSVPFLVSFFCQL, encoded by the coding sequence ATGATTGGCAGTATCATTGTTGTCGGTTTCTTTCTCCTGGGCTGCCTGTTAGGCTGGGCCGGAGTTTTGCCCTCCTGGATCATGGATTCAGATCTTTCGATGTATGTGCTATATGCCCTGATGTTTCAAGTCGGACTCAGTATCGGCAGTGATAAGAAACTGAAAGACATCCTGCGCAGCATTCGTCCGAAATTATTGCTTGTGCCTTTGGCCACAATCAGCGGCTCCTTACTGTTTGCTGCCCTGATCAGTCTGGTAATCAGCCGATGGAGTGTATTCGACTGCCTGGCCGTAGGCAGCGGATTTGCCTACTATTCCCTTTCTTCCATTCTGGTTACCCAGCTGAAAGAGCCGTCTTTAGGCGTGCAGATCGCTTCCGAATTAGGGACCATCGCCTTAATCTCCAACATTATCCGGGAGATTTTCGCCCTGTTGGGTGCACCCTTCTTCCTGAAATACTTCGGACGTCTGGCACCAATCTGTGCCGGCGGCGCCACCACCATGGATACAACGCTGCCCATCATCACCCGTTACTGCGGCAACGATCTGGTGTTTGTTTCCATCTTCCACGGGATTCTGGTCGATTTCAGCGTACCTTTTTTAGTATCCTTCTTCTGCCAGTTATAA
- a CDS encoding heavy metal-binding domain-containing protein, giving the protein MLLTTTNNIEGRQITAYYGIVSGETIIGANIFRDFFASIRDIVGGRSGSYEKVLREAKETALQEMSQQAAALGANAVIAIDLDYETVGGEGSMLMVTAAGTAVRYE; this is encoded by the coding sequence ATGTTACTGACAACAACAAACAACATTGAAGGCCGGCAGATTACGGCTTATTATGGAATTGTTTCGGGCGAAACAATCATTGGTGCGAATATTTTCAGGGATTTCTTTGCCAGCATCCGGGATATTGTAGGCGGACGCTCGGGTTCATACGAAAAAGTATTGCGGGAAGCCAAGGAAACGGCTTTGCAGGAGATGTCGCAACAGGCTGCTGCTTTGGGCGCGAATGCCGTGATTGCTATCGATCTTGATTATGAAACCGTAGGAGGTGAAGGAAGTATGCTGATGGTTACGGCAGCCGGAACAGCCGTTCGTTATGAATAA
- a CDS encoding Rpn family recombination-promoting nuclease/putative transposase: MSFDGCREIYINPYTDFGFKKLFGTDLNKDLLISFINALLEGREHIEDLTYLNTEHLGIREMDRKAVFDVYCENDKGEKILIEMQKGEQQFFKDRSLYYATFPIKDQAEKGRGWNYELKAVYVIGILNFTLDDKHPNYYRREVKLMDTKLKEVFYDKLTFIYLEMPKFNKGEDELKTLFDKWLFVLKNLGRLQERSKALQERIFTKLFAAAEIAKFSQEEYYAYEESLKVYRDWFSVIQTAEKKGMTKGRKEGLEEGRKEGRKEGLEEGLKKGRQEGLLVVARNLKRQHLSAEDIAAATGLSKEEIEAL; encoded by the coding sequence ATGAGCTTTGATGGTTGTCGCGAAATTTATATAAATCCCTATACGGATTTCGGATTCAAAAAGTTGTTTGGAACGGATTTGAATAAAGATCTGTTGATCAGTTTCATCAATGCCTTGTTGGAAGGACGAGAGCATATTGAGGATCTGACTTACCTGAATACGGAGCATTTAGGCATCCGCGAAATGGATCGGAAAGCCGTATTCGATGTTTATTGTGAGAATGATAAGGGCGAAAAGATCTTGATTGAGATGCAAAAAGGAGAACAGCAGTTCTTTAAAGATCGTAGTCTCTATTATGCTACTTTTCCTATTAAGGATCAGGCTGAAAAAGGTCGGGGTTGGAACTATGAGCTGAAAGCTGTCTATGTAATAGGTATTTTGAATTTCACATTAGACGACAAGCATCCGAATTATTATCGGCGTGAAGTGAAATTGATGGATACAAAACTGAAGGAAGTCTTTTATGATAAGCTGACTTTCATTTATCTGGAGATGCCTAAATTCAATAAAGGGGAAGATGAATTAAAGACTTTGTTTGATAAGTGGTTATTTGTCCTGAAAAATTTAGGTCGTTTGCAGGAACGTTCAAAGGCTTTGCAGGAACGGATTTTCACCAAACTATTTGCTGCTGCTGAAATTGCCAAGTTCTCTCAAGAGGAATATTATGCCTATGAAGAAAGTCTTAAGGTTTATCGAGACTGGTTTAGTGTGATACAAACGGCAGAAAAAAAAGGAATGACCAAAGGCCGGAAAGAGGGTTTGGAAGAAGGCCGAAAAGAAGGTAGAAAGGAAGGTCTGGAAGAAGGACTGAAAAAAGGCCGGCAAGAAGGACTTTTGGTTGTTGCCCGGAATTTAAAGCGGCAACATTTATCGGCAGAAGATATCGCGGCAGCGACAGGTCTTTCGAAGGAAGAGATTGAGGCTTTATAA
- a CDS encoding RNA polymerase sigma factor, translated as MNAKEQQFTNIIKEHERTIYTVCYMFSSDSDEVNDLYQDILVRLWQGFDAFEGKSDIRTWIYRVSLNYCINFSNRQKKQRERLNLDTDSLSEGRSMEKNLQIKQLYKRINTLGLVDRSVVLLWLEGLSYEEIGAILGISVKNVSFKLVRIKEQLKKMSNI; from the coding sequence ATGAATGCGAAAGAACAACAATTCACGAACATCATCAAGGAACATGAACGGACCATCTATACCGTCTGTTATATGTTCTCGAGCGATTCGGACGAGGTAAACGACCTGTATCAGGACATTCTCGTCCGATTGTGGCAAGGCTTCGATGCCTTCGAAGGGAAAAGCGATATCAGAACGTGGATCTATCGTGTCAGTTTGAATTACTGTATCAACTTCAGTAACCGGCAGAAAAAGCAGCGCGAACGGCTGAACCTTGATACTGATTCCCTTTCGGAAGGGAGAAGTATGGAAAAGAATTTGCAGATAAAGCAGCTTTATAAGCGGATCAACACGTTGGGACTGGTAGACAGAAGCGTCGTCCTGTTGTGGCTCGAAGGCCTGAGCTACGAAGAGATTGGCGCTATCCTGGGTATTTCTGTCAAGAATGTCTCATTCAAGTTGGTTCGTATCAAAGAACAACTCAAAAAAATGTCTAACATCTAA
- the rpsO gene encoding 30S ribosomal protein S15 has product MYLDSEKKKEIFEKYGKSATNTGSAESQIALFTYRIAHLTEHLKANHKDFATERALKMLVGKRRRLLDYLTKVDIERYRAIIKELGIRK; this is encoded by the coding sequence ATGTATTTAGATTCAGAAAAGAAAAAAGAAATCTTCGAAAAGTACGGTAAATCAGCTACTAACACAGGTTCTGCTGAAAGCCAGATCGCTTTGTTTACTTACCGTATCGCTCATTTGACTGAGCACTTGAAAGCTAATCACAAAGACTTCGCAACTGAACGTGCATTGAAAATGTTGGTTGGTAAGCGTCGTCGTCTGTTGGATTATCTGACAAAAGTTGATATCGAAAGATATCGTGCTATTATCAAAGAACTGGGTATCAGAAAGTAA
- a CDS encoding adenosine kinase: MKILGIGNALVDVLSKLDSDETLVKIGIQKGAMDMISREQMYVIRKYQANTETTQAPGGANCNTMRAIALLGGQSGFIGKVGDDSLGQFYEEALLKAGVASYLIKTEGPSGACTVFISPDGERTMGTFLGPAPTISPDEITEDVLRNYNCIHIEGYLIVNEELVRETMKKAKRLGLKVALDLANYNIVNAYKGLLEEVIPQYVDILFANASEAEAFTGLPAQEAVKALEKQVDVALVTLGKEGSLIGSHGQFYHVDAEGGKPVDTTGAGDNFAAGFLYGQSVGASLVQSAQIGSMLSGYVIDVVGPQVPADKWEQIKLKVKAILAGTKD, translated from the coding sequence ATGAAGATTTTAGGTATAGGCAATGCGTTAGTCGATGTTTTATCGAAGTTGGATAGTGATGAAACATTGGTAAAAATAGGTATTCAGAAAGGTGCTATGGATATGATTTCCAGGGAACAAATGTATGTTATCCGGAAATATCAGGCAAATACGGAGACAACTCAGGCTCCGGGTGGAGCAAATTGCAATACGATGCGGGCTATTGCTCTTTTAGGTGGTCAATCCGGCTTTATCGGCAAGGTAGGCGATGACAGTCTGGGGCAATTTTATGAGGAAGCTCTTCTGAAAGCGGGTGTTGCTTCTTATCTGATCAAGACAGAAGGTCCGTCGGGCGCTTGCACGGTGTTTATTTCTCCGGATGGAGAGCGTACGATGGGTACGTTTTTAGGGCCGGCGCCGACTATTTCGCCAGATGAAATTACAGAAGACGTATTGCGTAACTATAATTGTATTCATATAGAAGGTTATTTGATCGTCAATGAAGAGCTGGTGCGCGAGACGATGAAGAAGGCGAAACGTCTCGGATTGAAAGTGGCTCTTGATTTGGCCAATTATAATATTGTAAATGCCTATAAAGGGTTGCTGGAAGAAGTCATTCCGCAGTATGTCGATATCCTTTTTGCCAACGCCAGCGAAGCAGAAGCTTTTACCGGACTTCCTGCCCAGGAAGCTGTAAAGGCGTTGGAAAAGCAAGTGGATGTGGCTCTGGTTACTTTAGGTAAAGAAGGTTCCTTGATTGGCAGTCATGGTCAATTCTATCACGTAGATGCTGAAGGCGGAAAACCGGTTGATACGACCGGTGCCGGCGATAACTTTGCTGCCGGTTTCTTGTATGGTCAGTCGGTGGGCGCTTCCTTGGTTCAGTCGGCTCAGATTGGTTCGATGTTATCAGGTTATGTAATTGATGTGGTTGGTCCGCAAGTGCCGGCCGATAAATGGGAACAAATAAAGTTAAAAGTAAAGGCTATTTTGGCTGGTACAAAAGATTAA
- a CDS encoding S41 family peptidase: MQRKGLIGWICALLCVGSLFPAQAQEKKDNHFEVSKNLEIFNSLVKEMEMFYVDTIDVEKTVRRGIDAMLGGLDPYTEYIPEQEMGDFKQLVTGEYGGIGAYIRQRNEKGNVMIIEPFEGMPAAEAGLKAGDVILAIDTTKVSSFTNDKVSELLKGVPNSKMTLTIQRPGEKKPRKFDIIRKQVQINQVTWYGVRGDSVGYIYLKSFTDKCAQEVKDAFLDLRDNHHVKSLILDLRNNGGGVLESAVQIVSMFVPKGSVVLSTKSKHAQMDRTYRTSSEPIDTVMPLAVLINGNSASAAEIVSGSLQDMDRAVLIGQRSYGKGLVQSTRDLPYNGSLKVTISKYYIPSGRCIQQLDYTHRKADGSVAAIPDSLTKVFYTAKGRPVRDGGGVRPEFEVKEDKLPTMMYYLAVDTVFCDFVTNWVQQHPTIPPVEEFSISDADFEAFKAYAKEKGFTYDRQSEKVLKNLKEVAEFEGYLEGDSTWFKTLETKLTPNLDRDFDRFKKEVTRMLESEIVKRYYYQKGELLASLKDDKVLEKALEVLANRALYQQTLSTPEGK, translated from the coding sequence ATGCAACGTAAGGGTTTGATTGGTTGGATTTGTGCCTTGTTGTGTGTTGGTTCTTTGTTTCCGGCACAGGCGCAAGAGAAAAAAGACAATCATTTCGAAGTAAGTAAGAATTTAGAGATTTTCAACTCGCTGGTGAAGGAGATGGAAATGTTCTATGTCGATACGATTGATGTGGAAAAAACAGTCCGTCGTGGTATTGATGCCATGTTAGGAGGCTTGGATCCGTATACGGAATATATACCTGAACAGGAAATGGGCGACTTCAAGCAGCTTGTAACTGGTGAATATGGCGGTATTGGTGCTTATATCCGTCAGCGTAATGAGAAAGGAAATGTCATGATCATTGAGCCGTTTGAAGGAATGCCGGCGGCAGAAGCCGGACTGAAGGCGGGTGATGTGATTTTAGCAATTGATACGACGAAGGTTTCTTCGTTTACCAACGACAAGGTAAGTGAACTGTTGAAAGGTGTTCCGAACTCGAAGATGACGCTTACCATTCAGCGGCCGGGAGAAAAGAAGCCCCGGAAGTTTGATATCATCCGTAAACAAGTTCAAATTAATCAGGTTACGTGGTATGGCGTGCGTGGCGACAGTGTTGGTTACATCTATTTGAAGAGCTTTACCGATAAATGCGCGCAGGAAGTGAAAGACGCTTTCCTGGATTTGCGGGATAATCACCATGTAAAAAGCTTGATTCTGGATTTACGGAACAATGGCGGTGGTGTTTTGGAGTCGGCTGTACAGATTGTCAGTATGTTTGTTCCGAAAGGAAGCGTTGTCCTTTCTACCAAATCCAAGCATGCACAGATGGATCGTACGTACCGTACGTCGAGTGAACCGATTGATACCGTTATGCCTTTGGCGGTATTGATCAATGGAAACTCGGCATCGGCTGCCGAAATTGTTTCGGGTTCGCTACAGGATATGGACCGTGCCGTATTGATCGGGCAGCGTTCATACGGAAAAGGTTTGGTGCAGTCTACGCGCGACCTGCCTTATAATGGTAGTCTGAAGGTTACGATCAGTAAATATTATATTCCGAGTGGGCGTTGTATCCAGCAGCTGGATTATACACATCGCAAGGCAGATGGTTCGGTAGCAGCCATTCCGGATAGTTTGACGAAGGTCTTTTATACGGCAAAAGGTCGTCCGGTTCGTGATGGCGGCGGTGTCCGTCCTGAGTTTGAAGTCAAAGAAGATAAACTGCCTACCATGATGTATTATTTGGCTGTTGATACGGTATTCTGTGACTTCGTGACCAATTGGGTGCAGCAGCATCCGACGATTCCTCCGGTAGAAGAATTCTCCATCAGTGATGCCGATTTCGAAGCCTTCAAGGCCTATGCGAAGGAAAAAGGGTTTACTTACGACCGCCAGAGCGAGAAAGTCTTGAAGAACCTGAAAGAAGTTGCCGAGTTTGAAGGATATCTGGAAGGCGATTCAACCTGGTTCAAAACCCTGGAAACAAAGCTGACGCCGAATCTGGATCGGGATTTCGACCGTTTTAAGAAGGAAGTAACCCGTATGCTTGAGTCGGAAATCGTCAAACGCTATTATTATCAGAAAGGAGAGCTGCTGGCCAGTCTGAAAGATGACAAAGTCTTGGAGAAGGCTTTGGAAGTATTGGCCAACCGTGCTCTTTATCAACAGACTTTGAGTACACCGGAAGGAAAATAA
- a CDS encoding LysO family transporter, which yields MFTVIGIMFAGIAVGYLLKHLSFLQKIGKPISYTIFALLFLLGTSVGSNPQIVNNLSTLGLQALLIAIATTLGSVCMAKLIYHFFFEKKGGEK from the coding sequence ATGTTTACGGTTATTGGAATCATGTTTGCCGGTATCGCTGTGGGATATTTACTGAAGCATCTCTCTTTTTTGCAGAAGATCGGTAAACCTATTTCTTATACAATATTCGCCCTCTTGTTTTTGTTAGGGACTTCCGTGGGAAGTAATCCCCAGATTGTCAATAATCTCAGTACACTTGGCCTGCAAGCCTTACTGATTGCCATAGCTACTACTTTAGGCAGTGTTTGCATGGCCAAGCTGATATATCATTTTTTCTTTGAGAAGAAAGGAGGAGAGAAATGA
- a CDS encoding GH92 family glycosyl hydrolase codes for MKTKLFLLSVAVMGLATSCQQKPESQPLADEIQYVDPFIGTGFHGHTFPGATRPYAMVQLSPDTHIMGWDASSGYHYDDHQIYGFSHTHLSGTGIGDLGDIMLLPFSGGDSIKPVATFKKETEKATPGYYAVRLENLGVNVELTSTDRVGFHRYTFDNPKDRRVMLDLGHVLQPNWGHKLVSNDYQLVNDSTVEGTFKTQGWAHFHSVSYRVTFSEPMTKIYQYIDGKLRSDSLFLKLHSEKDLKFHYRFKESDKPLLVKVALSPVDVEGAEKNMEAELPGWDFDQVRAESADIWNKALNKIQIETNDPVVKKNFYTALYHTMIAPFAYQDVDGRYWGMDKKVHTAASGYTNYTAFSLWDTFRALHPLMTIINSSLASDMGNALVQGYMEGTILPKWPLASNYTGCMVGYPAVSVLADLVAKDLAKGDLNLWAEAGARSSVYRADLAEKFKDTRELDLITRHVYYKDKFGFVPADSIPESVSWGLEMAYYDWCIAQIAAKAGNDTLAKAYQEKAAYYKRYLDPETKLMRGVMADGSFRTPFNPRYSSHMKSDYTEGNAFQWSFFVPHDMDNFIAEIGGKKELETRLDTLFTTSSQIDGAEASGDITGLIGQYAHGNEPSHHMAYLYNWTDAPWKGAERLDFIMRNFYTNQPDGIIGNEDCGQMSAWYVLSALGFYQVCPGIPVYAIGRPMIDKATIPVSGGKFLIIVKNNAPENKYVKEAKLNGKVLDTLFFSHADLVKGGTLEIEMTAIHP; via the coding sequence GTGAAGACGAAACTATTTTTATTATCTGTTGCCGTGATGGGGTTGGCAACGAGTTGCCAGCAGAAGCCGGAGTCGCAGCCGTTGGCCGACGAAATCCAGTATGTAGATCCGTTTATCGGAACCGGTTTCCATGGGCATACATTCCCGGGAGCTACGCGTCCGTATGCGATGGTGCAGTTAAGTCCGGATACACATATCATGGGCTGGGACGCCAGCAGCGGCTATCATTATGACGATCATCAGATTTATGGCTTCAGTCATACGCATTTGTCGGGAACAGGTATCGGAGATCTGGGCGATATCATGCTGCTCCCGTTCAGTGGAGGCGATTCGATCAAGCCGGTGGCTACCTTCAAAAAGGAGACAGAGAAGGCAACTCCGGGTTATTATGCCGTACGCTTGGAAAACTTGGGTGTGAATGTCGAACTGACTTCTACCGATCGGGTAGGTTTTCACCGGTATACTTTCGATAATCCGAAAGACCGTCGGGTGATGCTGGACTTGGGGCATGTGCTTCAACCGAACTGGGGACACAAACTGGTGAGCAATGATTATCAGCTGGTCAACGACTCAACGGTAGAAGGAACGTTTAAGACACAAGGTTGGGCGCATTTCCATTCTGTTTCTTATCGGGTGACATTCTCTGAACCAATGACTAAGATTTATCAGTATATAGATGGAAAATTGCGTTCGGATTCGTTGTTCCTCAAATTGCATTCCGAGAAAGATCTGAAGTTCCACTACCGGTTCAAGGAATCGGATAAGCCTTTGTTGGTAAAAGTAGCTCTTTCTCCGGTTGATGTGGAAGGAGCGGAAAAGAATATGGAAGCCGAATTGCCGGGTTGGGACTTCGATCAGGTCCGTGCTGAATCGGCTGATATCTGGAACAAGGCATTGAACAAGATCCAGATTGAGACCAACGATCCGGTGGTAAAGAAGAACTTCTATACGGCACTTTATCATACGATGATTGCTCCGTTTGCTTATCAGGATGTGGATGGCCGTTATTGGGGTATGGACAAGAAAGTACATACAGCGGCTTCTGGTTATACGAATTATACGGCCTTTTCTTTGTGGGATACATTCCGTGCCTTGCATCCGCTGATGACAATTATCAATTCTTCGTTGGCTTCGGATATGGGAAATGCGCTGGTTCAGGGTTATATGGAAGGAACCATCTTGCCGAAATGGCCGTTGGCTTCCAATTATACCGGATGTATGGTTGGTTATCCGGCGGTATCTGTATTGGCTGATCTGGTAGCCAAGGATTTGGCAAAAGGAGATTTGAATCTTTGGGCCGAAGCCGGAGCCCGTTCTTCTGTTTATCGGGCAGACCTGGCGGAAAAGTTCAAAGATACACGCGAGCTGGATCTGATTACCCGACATGTATATTATAAGGATAAGTTTGGATTTGTCCCGGCCGATTCTATTCCTGAATCCGTTTCGTGGGGATTGGAAATGGCTTATTACGACTGGTGTATCGCTCAGATAGCGGCTAAAGCCGGAAATGATACGTTGGCTAAGGCTTATCAGGAGAAAGCTGCTTATTATAAGCGCTATTTAGATCCGGAAACGAAGCTGATGCGCGGCGTGATGGCCGACGGTTCTTTCCGTACTCCGTTTAATCCGCGTTATTCATCTCACATGAAGAGCGATTATACCGAAGGAAACGCATTCCAATGGAGCTTCTTTGTTCCGCATGATATGGATAACTTCATTGCCGAGATCGGTGGTAAGAAAGAATTGGAAACACGGCTGGATACCTTGTTTACGACTTCTTCTCAAATCGACGGAGCTGAGGCTTCGGGTGATATTACGGGTCTGATCGGTCAGTATGCGCATGGCAACGAACCGAGCCACCACATGGCCTATTTGTACAATTGGACGGATGCGCCTTGGAAGGGAGCGGAACGCTTGGACTTTATCATGCGTAATTTCTATACGAACCAGCCGGACGGAATCATCGGAAACGAAGACTGTGGTCAGATGTCTGCCTGGTATGTATTGAGTGCATTAGGCTTTTATCAGGTTTGTCCGGGCATTCCGGTGTATGCAATTGGTCGTCCGATGATAGATAAAGCGACAATCCCGGTTAGCGGAGGTAAATTCCTGATCATTGTCAAGAACAATGCTCCGGAAAACAAGTATGTGAAAGAAGCCAAGTTGAACGGAAAAGTATTGGATACCTTGTTCTTCTCGCATGCCGACCTGGTGAAAGGCGGAACCTTGGAAATCGAGATGACGGCGATTCATCCGTAA